The Bacillota bacterium genome segment TCGGCCGACCCGAACCCGGCGTACTGGCGCATCGTCCAGAAGCGCCCCCGGTACATGGTCGGTTGGACCCCGCGGGTGAACGGGTACTCCCCGGGGAAGCCGAGGTCCTCCAGATAGTCTTGGTCGGCCAGGTCGACCGGGGTGTACAGGCGGTGGACCGGCTCCCCGGAGGTCAGCCGGAAGTCTTCCTTCTGTTCGGCGAACTTGGCCAGGGTCTTCTTCACCGGCCCCTCGGTCCAGGCGGTCACGGCCGATCTGATGCGCCCGACAGCTTCTTCATCGAAGGTCTTCCCGGCCCGGTCGGGCGAGCGTCCACCGCGCTCAACGGTCTTGTCGTCTGACAAACGCTTCCCTCCTTGTCAATCCCTTATGACCATGATTCCCCGTAAAAGCCCGGCCCCGCTGCCCAAGAGCGCGGCGGGGCCGGGTTGCCTGCTTCGTCTAGTGCGGCGGCGAGTGGTGGAGTGGGTCGATCAATGCAGCCAGCCGCGGACGCGCATGGCCTGGGCGACCCGGTCGACGGCGACCATGAAGGCCGCCTGCCGCATGTCGACATTCTGCTTCTGGTGCATGTTGAAGACGGAGTTGAACGACTCGATCATCATCCGCTCGAGCCGCTGGTTGACTTCCTCTTCGGTCCAGTAGAAGCTCATCAGGTTCTGGACCCATTCGAAGTAGGAGACGGTGACGCCGCCGGCCGACGCCAGGATGTCGGGAATGACGAAGATGCCCCGCTTGAAGAGGATCTCGTTGGCCTCTGGGGTGGTCGGCCCGTTGGCGGCCTCGCCGATGATCTTGGCCTTGACGTTCGGAGCGATGGCCGCGGTGATCTGGTTCTCCAGGGCCGCCGGGATGAGGATGTCGACATCCAACGTCAAAAGGGCCTCGTTGGAGATGTCCTCTGTCCCGGGGGCGCCCTTGACCGAGCCGGTCTTGTCCTTCCAGGCCAGGATGGCCTTGAGGTCGAGGCCGTGAAGGTTGTAGGCGCCGCCCTTGGAGTCGTTGACCGCGACGACCTTGGCCCCGAGGTCGCTCATGAGCTGGGCGGCAAAGCTGCCGGCGTTGCCGAAGCCTTCGACGGCGACCTTGGCCCCCTTGGGGTTGATCCCGAGCTTCTGGGCCGCTTCCTTGATGACGAAGACGCAGCCGCGGGCGGTGGCCGTGTTCCGGCCGGCGGAACCGCCGATGATCAAAGGCTTGCCGGTCATCAGGCCGAAGTTGTTGTACTGCCGGATCTTCGAGAACTCGTCGACCATCCAGGCCATGATCTGCGGGTTGGTATAGACGTCGGGAGCCGGGACGTCCCTCTCCGGCCCGATCAGCGGGGCGACCTTGTCGACCCAACCACGGCTGAGTCGCTCCAGTTCTCGCTGGGACAGCTCCTTGGGGTTGACTCTGATGCCGCCCTTGCCGCCGCCGTATGGCAGGCCGAGGACGGCGCATTTGAAGGTCATCCACATGGAGAGGGCCTTGACCTCATCGACATGCACGGCTGGGTGGAAACGAAGGCCGCCCTTGGTGGGGCCGGGGGCGTCGTTGTGCAACGACCGCCAGCCGCTGAACACCTTGACGGTCCCGTCGTCCATGGTCACGGGGATGGCCACCTCGATGACCCTCAGGGGCTGCTTGAGGAGCTCATACGCGGCAGGCTCGAGTTTCAAGGCATCGCAGGCCTTCTTGATCTGCTGCTGGACGATGATAAACGGGTTCATGGTCTCGCTCATTTGGACAGTTCCCCCCAAATCATCAGTCTGCTGCTAAGTCTATAGGCTGCGTCCCTTACCGCGATGGTCGCGCGACCCGGCGGATTATCTCGTCTCCGGCGGCCAACCCCGCTTCCAGGGCTCGCCGGTTCAAGTCCTCGGTGCCCTTCGGGACGCGGCTCAATACGGCCTGCTCGATGGCCGGTCGGGAGACCACGCCGGTGAGGGCGGTGACGGTTCCGAGAGCGACGATGTTGGCGACGATGTCCCGCTTGAAGGCCTCCCGGGCGATCCCAGTGATGGGTACGGAATAGGCCTTTCCGTCGATCTTCGGGATTTCCTTCACAAATGTTTCGTCGACGATCAACGTCCCGCCCGGGGCCAGGGACGGAGCGTACTTCTCACAGGCCTCCGGGTTCATCGCCAGGAGGATCTGAGGCCTCTGGACCTCCGGGTAATCGATGTTCCCCTCGTCCAGGATGACCTCGGCCTTGGAGGCTCCGCCCCGCGATTCGGGGCCGTAGGATTGGGTCTGGACGGCGTTCTTGCCGTCATAGATGGCCGCCGCTTCGGCCAGGATGATCCCGGCCAGGATGATCCCCTGACCGCCCTCGCCGGACAGCCTGATTTCGACCCGGGCCATCTCACCGCCCCCCCTTCAACCGCTCGGAGAGTCTGGCGTACTCCTCCGTGTACTCGGGGGCCTCGGTCTCGAAGTACTTGCCGATGATGAACTTGCCGGCCATCTCTTCCGGGGACAGGGCGGCCGCCTTCTCCGCCGTCACGGCGTGGGTCCGCTGCCATTCCAGCATGTCCGGGGCGGTCCCGATCTTGTTCCGCCGTCCATAATAGGTGGGACATTGGCTGACCGCCTCGACGAAGGAGAAACCCTTGTGTTTGATGGCCTGCTCGATCAGGCCCGAGAGAGCCCGGGCATAGTAAGCCGCCCCGCGGGCTACGAAAGTCGCCCCGGCCGCCCGGGTCAGGTCACAGAGGTCGAAGTTGCGCTCGATGTTCCCGAAAGGGGCCGTCGTGGCCACTTTGCCGGTCGGCGTCATCGGCGAGCACTGCCCGCTGGTCATCCCGTAGATCTCGTTGTTGAAGCAGACCGTGGTGAGGTCGATATTCCGGCGACAGGCATGAATCAGGTGGTTGCCACCGATGGCCGCCAGGTCACCATCACCGGCGACGACGATCACTCTCAAGTCGGGGCGGGCCAGCTTCAACCCGGTAGCGAAAGCCAGGGCCCGGCCGTGGGTCGTATGCAGGGTGTTGAAATCCAGGTATCCCGGGGCTCGAGAGGCGCAGCCGATGCCCGAGACCACGGCCACCTTATCCTTGTCCAGGCTCAAGCGGTCGATGGCCCGGACGACGGCCCCGAGGACGATCCCGTGGCCGCAGCCGGGACACCAGAGGTGGGGCATGTGGTTGGTCCGGAAGTAGGTCGAGAGGTCGGGCACGGTCAGGCCTCCTCGCTTATCCTGGCGAGGATCTCGTCAGGGGTAAAGAGTTCGGTGTCGACTCGGGCGAAGGGAACCACCCGTGCCGCTCCGTGGAGAGCCCGCTCGACCTCGCGGGAGACCTGGCCAAGGTTCATCTCTGGAACGATGAAGACCCGGCCGGTGTTGGCCGTCTCTTGAATGACCTCGTCGGCGAACGGCCAGATGGTCACCAGGCGGAGGAGCCCGGCCTTGATTCCCCGGGCCCGCGCCTCGCGGACGGCGCTCACGGCCGGCCTGGCCGTGCAGCCATAGGCGACCACGACGACCTCGGCGTCGCTCAGGCTTTCCCGAGCGACCTGGATGATCTCCGATCGCCTGGTCTCGATCTTGGCATTGATCCGCCGGAGGAGGAAATCCGATTCCGCGTGGTCGCCCGTGGGGAACCCATCGAGGCCGTGGAAGAGAGCGGTCACGTGATACCGGTACCCATCCCCGAAGTCGGCCATCGGGGGGATGTAGCCCTCCTGTCCCTCGTCACCGGGGGCCGGGCCATACGCCAGGTACTCATCCGCGTCGACTGTCGGCCGGCGCCGGTCGACGACCTCAATCGAGGCCGGGTCGGGCAACTCGACCTTTTCGCGCATGTGGGCGATGACCTCATCGGACAGCAGGATGACCGGGGTCCGCAGCTTCTCGGCCAAGTTGAAAGCCCTGACCGTCAGGTCAAAGGTCTCCCTGACGGACCAGGGGCTTAGGACCACCGCGGGATGGTCACCGTGGGTCCCCCACCTCGCCGCCATCACATCACCCTGGCCCGGCGAGGTAGGCTGCCCGGTGCTCGGACCGAACCGCTGGACGTCCACGATGACGCACGGGACTTCGGTCACCGCGGCGAAGCCGATGTTCTCTTGCTTCAGGGAGAAGCCCGGCCCGCTGGTGGCGGTCATCGCCTTGCGCCCGCCAAGGGAAGCCCCGATGACCGCGGCCATGCTCCCAATCTCATCCTCCATCTGGATGAACCGGCCGCCGATTCTTGGTAAACGCTCGCTCATCAGCTCGGCGATCTCGGTCGACGGGGTGATCGGGTATCCGGCGTAGAACCGGCACCCGGCGGCGATGGCTCCTTCGACGCAGGCTTCGTTCCCCTGCATCAACCTGATGCGGCTGCGCTCAGGATTCATCCCCGGCACCTCTTTTCTTCGGTCGGGGACTGACCACGGCGGCGTAGTCGGGGCAAAGGTTCTCGCAGAGTCCACAGCGGGTGCATTCGTCCGGGCGGGCCAGGGCGGGAAACCCGGACGGCCCGGTCTCGAGGGCCTTGACCGGGCAGAACCTGACGCAGACTCCGCACTTCTTGCACCATTCTTGGTTGAAGGTCACCGGCAGCGGTTCCACTTTGACCGCCCCGGCGGTCTGGGAAGCCACGGTAATCACTCACCTCGGTTGGATCAATGTATGCGGCGATTAGAGGGCGTCTGGTGGTGTGTCCACAAAGAAATGACCCGGTTTGGCCGGGCCAGGTGAACGAATTTCATATCGATCAGCGGCCGCGGTCGGCGTCGGGTATTCCCAGGGCGCTGGTTCCCGGCTTACGCGCTCGCCGGACTATTCCTTCTTCTCGCCGCCGGTCTCTTGGGCCTCTGCCTTCTTCTCTTCGGCCTTGGCCTCATCCTCATCCTTCTCTTTGGGCCGGTCCGACTTGGGGCCCTCGGTACGGACGTGGTCGACGCCAGCCTTGGCCATCTCGACCTCGACTCTGTCGGCGATCCTCAACTTGACCCGATCATCCTTGACTTCGGTGACGGTCCCGTACATCCCGCCGATGGTCACCACCCGGTCGCCCTTGTGGAGACCGGTCATCATCTGCTGGCGTTTCTTCTGATTGGTCTGCTGAGGCCGGATGATCAGGAAGTAGAACAGGACGACCAAGAGTAACAAGGGGAGAAGGCCTGCGAGTTGCTGACTAGTCATCGCTCGTCTCCTTTCGTGTGCCGGGGCACTCATACTGCCATTCGACGCCCAGGGAAATTCCCCTTCCTAGAAGTCTTCCCCGTGGAGGCGGTAGAATTCAGCCCGGAAAGCCTCGAAGCGACCCGCCTGGACGGCCCCTCTGACCTTACCCATCAGGTCCAGGATGAAGCAAAGATTATGCCAAGTGGTCAGGCGAAGGCCCAGGATCTCATTGGCCTTGAGCAGATGGCGGATATAGGCCCGGCTGTAGTTCCGGCAGACATAGCAGCCGCAGTCCGGGTCGAGGGGGCCGAAGTCTGATGCATAGGCGGCGTCCCTGACGGTCACTCGGCCGCGGGAAGTCATCACCGCTCCGTGCCGGCCCAGCCTGGTCGGAAGGACGCAGTCAAAAAGGTCGATCCCCCGCCTGACCCCTTCCAGAAGGGCGTCTGGTGACCCGACCCCCATTAGGTACCGCGGCCTGTCCTCCGGGAGCAGCGGGACAGTGTAGTCGAGGGCTTCGTACATGACCGGTTTCGGCTCGCCGACGGAGAGGCCGCCGATGGCGTAGCCGGGAAACCCAATGTCCACGGTGGCCCGGGCGCTCCACTCCCGCAGGGGCCGCTCCAGGCCGCCCTGGACGATTCCGAAAAGGGCCTGTCTTCGGGCCCTTTCGCCGGCCTCGCCGGGACTGGCCGCGGCCCGTTCATGGGCCTCCTTGCAGCGGGCCGCCCAACGGGCCGTGCGCTCGGTCGATTGCCGCTGGTACTCGAATTCGGCCGGGTAAGGGATGCATTCGTCGAAGGCCATCATCACATCGGAGCCGAGGGCCTCCTGGATCTCGACGGCCCGCTCCGGACTGAGGAAATGCTCCGAGCCGTCGAGGTGGGAACGGAAGGTGACTCCGTCCTCCTCGATCGTCCGCCGCTGCGACAGGCTGAAGACCTGGTATCCGCCGCTGTCCGTGAGGATCGGGCGGTCCCAGTTCATGAAGGCGTGGAGCCCCCCCGCCCGGCGGATGAGTTCGTGCCCCGGCCGCAGGTATAGGTGGTAGGTGTTGGCCAGGATGATCTCGGCCCCGATCGCCTTCAACTCGTCGGGGGTCATCGCCTTGACCGTCGCCTGGGTGCCCACCGGCATGAAGGCAGGGGTCTGGATCGGTCCGTGAGGTGTCGAGAAGACCCCCGTCCGGGCCGCCGTCCCCACGTCCCTACTACGCACTTCGAAGGTGAAGTGTTCCATGGTCGCTCCTCATAGGATCAGCATGGCGTCCCCGAAGCTGAAGAAGCGGTAGCGCCGGGTGACGGCGTCGGCGTAGGCCCGCATGATCAAATCGCGCCCGGCGAAGGCCGAAACCAGAAGGATCAGGGACGACTTCGGGAGATGGAAATTAGTGACCATGGCGTCGACCGCCCTGAACCGATAACCCGGATAGATGTACTTGTCGGTCATCCCGGCCGCCGGGCGGACCAGGCCATCCTCGGCGGCCACCGTCTCCAGGGTCCGAACGGCGGTCGTCCCCACGGCCACCACTCGCCCGCCGTTCCGCCTGGTCGCGTTGACCAGGTCGGCCGCCTCCGCCCCAAGCTCGAAGTACTCTTCGTGCATCTGGTGCTCCTCGATGACTTCCTCACGGATCGGTCGGAAGGTGCCGAGGCCGATGTGGAGGGTCAAGTAGGCCGTTCCGACGCCCATCCGGCGGCAACCCTCGAGGAGTTCGGGGGTGAAGTGGAGGCCGGCCGTGGGGGCCGCCGACGCCCCCCTGACCGTGGCGTAAACGGTCTGGTAGCGCTCGTCGTCGGCCAGCTCCCGGGTGATGTACGGCGGCAGGGGCACCCGGCCGAGGTGGTCCAGGATCTCCTCAAAGATCCCCTGGTATTCGAACCTGACCAGACGCGCCCCTTCGGCCACCCGGCCTTCGACGACCGCTTCCAGCCTGCCCCCGGCGAAAGAGATCCGGGCTCCCGGTTTCAGCCGTCGCCCCGGCCGGACCAGGGCCTCCCAGCGGTCCCGGTCGAGCCTCCGGAGGAGCAGCAGCTCGGCCGCCCCCCCGGTGGGTACCCGGCGCCCGATCAGCCGGGCCGGGATGACCCGCGTCTGATTGAGCACCAGGCAATCCCCGGACTTCAGGTAACCGGGGAGGTCTCGGAAAATGACGTGTTCGAAACGGCCGCTTTCCCGGTGGACGACCAAGAGCCGCGAGGCATCCCGCGGCTCGACCGGTTCCTGAGCGATCAGTTCGGGGGGCA includes the following:
- a CDS encoding Glu/Leu/Phe/Val dehydrogenase, with protein sequence MSETMNPFIIVQQQIKKACDALKLEPAAYELLKQPLRVIEVAIPVTMDDGTVKVFSGWRSLHNDAPGPTKGGLRFHPAVHVDEVKALSMWMTFKCAVLGLPYGGGKGGIRVNPKELSQRELERLSRGWVDKVAPLIGPERDVPAPDVYTNPQIMAWMVDEFSKIRQYNNFGLMTGKPLIIGGSAGRNTATARGCVFVIKEAAQKLGINPKGAKVAVEGFGNAGSFAAQLMSDLGAKVVAVNDSKGGAYNLHGLDLKAILAWKDKTGSVKGAPGTEDISNEALLTLDVDILIPAALENQITAAIAPNVKAKIIGEAANGPTTPEANEILFKRGIFVIPDILASAGGVTVSYFEWVQNLMSFYWTEEEVNQRLERMMIESFNSVFNMHQKQNVDMRQAAFMVAVDRVAQAMRVRGWLH
- a CDS encoding 2-oxoacid:acceptor oxidoreductase family protein; translation: MARVEIRLSGEGGQGIILAGIILAEAAAIYDGKNAVQTQSYGPESRGGASKAEVILDEGNIDYPEVQRPQILLAMNPEACEKYAPSLAPGGTLIVDETFVKEIPKIDGKAYSVPITGIAREAFKRDIVANIVALGTVTALTGVVSRPAIEQAVLSRVPKGTEDLNRRALEAGLAAGDEIIRRVARPSR
- a CDS encoding 2-oxoacid:ferredoxin oxidoreductase subunit beta, which gives rise to MPHLWCPGCGHGIVLGAVVRAIDRLSLDKDKVAVVSGIGCASRAPGYLDFNTLHTTHGRALAFATGLKLARPDLRVIVVAGDGDLAAIGGNHLIHACRRNIDLTTVCFNNEIYGMTSGQCSPMTPTGKVATTAPFGNIERNFDLCDLTRAAGATFVARGAAYYARALSGLIEQAIKHKGFSFVEAVSQCPTYYGRRNKIGTAPDMLEWQRTHAVTAEKAAALSPEEMAGKFIIGKYFETEAPEYTEEYARLSERLKGGR
- a CDS encoding 2-oxoacid:acceptor oxidoreductase subunit alpha — its product is MNPERSRIRLMQGNEACVEGAIAAGCRFYAGYPITPSTEIAELMSERLPRIGGRFIQMEDEIGSMAAVIGASLGGRKAMTATSGPGFSLKQENIGFAAVTEVPCVIVDVQRFGPSTGQPTSPGQGDVMAARWGTHGDHPAVVLSPWSVRETFDLTVRAFNLAEKLRTPVILLSDEVIAHMREKVELPDPASIEVVDRRRPTVDADEYLAYGPAPGDEGQEGYIPPMADFGDGYRYHVTALFHGLDGFPTGDHAESDFLLRRINAKIETRRSEIIQVARESLSDAEVVVVAYGCTARPAVSAVREARARGIKAGLLRLVTIWPFADEVIQETANTGRVFIVPEMNLGQVSREVERALHGAARVVPFARVDTELFTPDEILARISEEA
- a CDS encoding ferredoxin family protein produces the protein MASQTAGAVKVEPLPVTFNQEWCKKCGVCVRFCPVKALETGPSGFPALARPDECTRCGLCENLCPDYAAVVSPRPKKRGAGDES
- the yajC gene encoding preprotein translocase subunit YajC, yielding MTSQQLAGLLPLLLLVVLFYFLIIRPQQTNQKKRQQMMTGLHKGDRVVTIGGMYGTVTEVKDDRVKLRIADRVEVEMAKAGVDHVRTEGPKSDRPKEKDEDEAKAEEKKAEAQETGGEKKE
- the tgt gene encoding tRNA guanosine(34) transglycosylase Tgt, which produces MEHFTFEVRSRDVGTAARTGVFSTPHGPIQTPAFMPVGTQATVKAMTPDELKAIGAEIILANTYHLYLRPGHELIRRAGGLHAFMNWDRPILTDSGGYQVFSLSQRRTIEEDGVTFRSHLDGSEHFLSPERAVEIQEALGSDVMMAFDECIPYPAEFEYQRQSTERTARWAARCKEAHERAAASPGEAGERARRQALFGIVQGGLERPLREWSARATVDIGFPGYAIGGLSVGEPKPVMYEALDYTVPLLPEDRPRYLMGVGSPDALLEGVRRGIDLFDCVLPTRLGRHGAVMTSRGRVTVRDAAYASDFGPLDPDCGCYVCRNYSRAYIRHLLKANEILGLRLTTWHNLCFILDLMGKVRGAVQAGRFEAFRAEFYRLHGEDF
- the queA gene encoding tRNA preQ1(34) S-adenosylmethionine ribosyltransferase-isomerase QueA, translated to MRLAEFDYDLPPELIAQEPVEPRDASRLLVVHRESGRFEHVIFRDLPGYLKSGDCLVLNQTRVIPARLIGRRVPTGGAAELLLLRRLDRDRWEALVRPGRRLKPGARISFAGGRLEAVVEGRVAEGARLVRFEYQGIFEEILDHLGRVPLPPYITRELADDERYQTVYATVRGASAAPTAGLHFTPELLEGCRRMGVGTAYLTLHIGLGTFRPIREEVIEEHQMHEEYFELGAEAADLVNATRRNGGRVVAVGTTAVRTLETVAAEDGLVRPAAGMTDKYIYPGYRFRAVDAMVTNFHLPKSSLILLVSAFAGRDLIMRAYADAVTRRYRFFSFGDAMLIL